In a single window of the Sediminicoccus sp. KRV36 genome:
- a CDS encoding altronate dehydratase family protein — MDTHVIRLHEEDGVVIARRALPVGTPVAPNVVARARIPAGHKVAVRGHAPGEEIRRYGQIIGFATAPIAPGEWVHTQNCGMGDFSRDYAWGVDARPTEPVAVPAHFQGILRADGRVATRNYIGIITSVNCSAHVADLIARSFTRNPFTDGPDPLAAFGAVDGVVALTHKTGCGMTEGEPLRVLRRVLAGFARHPNFSHVIAIGLGCEVNQLGGLLEEQRLAGRLRTLNIQESGGTRKTVEAGIAFVKEVLGEANAATRVPVPASALKVALQCGGSDGYSGITANPALGAASDLVVRHGGTVILSESPETYGAEHLLTRRAVSPEVGQKLVDVMRWWEEYTAREGAEMNANPSPGNKAGGLTTILEKSLGAMAKAGTTNLVDVVRYAEEVREAGFVFMDTPGYDPVGATGQVAGGANLMCFTTGRGSVFGCKPAPSLKLATNTAMFQHMEEDMDINCGTVLDGGESVSECGERIFRHMLATASGAPTKSEALGFGDAEFAPWVLGATM, encoded by the coding sequence ATGGATACCCACGTGATCCGCCTGCATGAGGAAGATGGCGTGGTGATCGCCCGCCGGGCGCTGCCCGTGGGCACGCCCGTCGCCCCCAATGTGGTGGCGCGGGCGCGCATCCCGGCGGGGCACAAGGTGGCGGTGCGCGGCCATGCGCCGGGCGAGGAAATCCGCCGCTACGGGCAGATCATCGGCTTTGCCACGGCGCCGATCGCCCCGGGCGAATGGGTGCACACGCAGAATTGCGGCATGGGCGATTTCTCCCGCGACTACGCCTGGGGCGTGGATGCGCGGCCGACCGAGCCGGTGGCGGTGCCCGCGCATTTCCAGGGGATCCTCCGGGCCGATGGGCGGGTGGCGACGCGCAACTACATCGGCATCATCACCAGCGTGAATTGCTCGGCCCATGTGGCGGATCTGATCGCGCGGAGTTTCACGCGGAACCCCTTCACCGATGGGCCGGACCCGCTGGCCGCGTTCGGCGCGGTGGATGGCGTGGTGGCACTGACCCACAAAACCGGCTGCGGCATGACGGAGGGCGAGCCCTTGCGCGTGCTGCGCCGCGTTCTGGCGGGCTTCGCGCGGCATCCGAATTTTTCGCACGTCATCGCCATCGGGCTGGGGTGCGAGGTGAACCAGCTGGGCGGCCTCTTGGAGGAACAGCGCCTGGCCGGGCGGCTGCGGACGCTGAACATCCAGGAGAGCGGCGGCACGCGGAAGACGGTGGAGGCCGGGATTGCCTTCGTGAAGGAAGTGCTGGGCGAGGCCAATGCCGCAACCCGCGTGCCGGTGCCGGCGAGTGCCTTGAAGGTGGCGCTGCAATGCGGTGGCTCGGACGGGTATTCGGGGATTACGGCCAATCCGGCGCTGGGGGCGGCGTCTGATCTGGTGGTGCGGCATGGGGGGACGGTGATTCTTTCTGAATCGCCGGAGACCTATGGGGCGGAGCATCTGCTGACGCGCCGCGCCGTCTCGCCCGAGGTGGGGCAGAAGTTGGTGGATGTGATGCGCTGGTGGGAGGAATACACGGCGCGCGAGGGGGCGGAGATGAACGCCAACCCCTCACCCGGGAACAAGGCGGGCGGGCTGACGACCATCCTGGAAAAGTCGCTCGGCGCCATGGCCAAGGCGGGGACGACGAATTTGGTGGATGTGGTGCGCTATGCCGAGGAGGTGCGGGAGGCGGGCTTCGTCTTCATGGACACGCCCGGCTATGACCCGGTGGGGGCGACGGGGCAGGTGGCGGGTGGGGCGAACCTGATGTGCTTCACCACGGGGCGGGGCAGCGTGTTCGGCTGCAAGCCCGCGCCCTCGCTCAAGCTGGCGACCAATACGGCGATGTTCCAGCACATGGAGGAGGATATGGATATCAATTGCGGGACGGTGCTGGACGGGGGGGAAAGCGTTTCCGAGTGCGGGGAACGCATCTTCCGGCATATGCTGGCGACGGCCAGCGGGGCGCCCACGAAAAGCGAGGCGCTGGGGTTTGGGGATGCGGAGTTTGCGCCCTGGGTGTTGGGGGCGACGATGTAA
- a CDS encoding C-terminal binding protein: protein MQEKLTVLEPESLYPDTLLEQRVMGDTVRILQGNAKKALIELPDELCAQADGLMTLRLAVPKEALAKFPKLKVVIRMGVGYDRVDRAYCAERGIIVCNVPDYGTQEVADTAIALAVSLRRGLVLHHDAQRGTPPAPWGVLPNRIVRRFEVQRFGILGLGRIGTAVALRAKALGFKVLFFDPALPNGADRAIGVERVESLDALMAQSDVLSIHCPLTRNTRGLVGARELALLPQDAVVVNTARGPILDMDALEGALRSGHLAGAGLDVIPVEPPVEPIPALLAAYRAREPWLMGRLVIMPHVAFHSPEAWDDIRLKSAETMRDVLVRGLRTNVIPPESD from the coding sequence ATGCAAGAAAAACTCACCGTCCTCGAACCCGAATCCCTCTACCCCGACACGCTGCTGGAACAGCGCGTGATGGGCGACACCGTCCGCATCCTCCAGGGCAACGCCAAAAAGGCCCTGATCGAACTCCCGGATGAGCTCTGCGCCCAGGCCGATGGCCTGATGACGCTGCGCCTCGCCGTCCCGAAGGAGGCGCTGGCGAAATTCCCCAAGCTCAAGGTCGTGATCCGCATGGGTGTCGGCTATGACCGCGTGGACCGCGCCTATTGCGCCGAGCGCGGCATCATCGTCTGCAACGTGCCCGATTACGGCACGCAGGAGGTGGCGGATACCGCCATCGCGCTCGCCGTCTCGCTCCGCCGCGGCCTCGTTCTGCATCATGACGCGCAGCGCGGCACGCCGCCCGCGCCATGGGGCGTCCTGCCCAACCGCATCGTCCGCCGCTTCGAGGTGCAGCGCTTCGGCATTCTCGGCCTCGGGCGCATCGGCACGGCGGTGGCGCTGCGGGCCAAGGCGCTCGGCTTCAAGGTGCTGTTTTTCGACCCGGCCTTGCCCAATGGCGCGGACCGCGCCATCGGCGTGGAGCGGGTGGAGAGCCTGGATGCGCTGATGGCGCAATCCGATGTGCTTTCCATCCATTGCCCGCTGACGCGCAACACGCGCGGCCTGGTGGGGGCGCGGGAATTGGCGCTGCTGCCTCAGGATGCCGTGGTGGTGAACACCGCGCGCGGCCCCATCCTGGATATGGACGCGCTGGAGGGCGCGCTGCGTTCCGGCCACCTGGCCGGCGCTGGCCTGGATGTGATCCCGGTCGAACCCCCGGTCGAGCCCATTCCGGCCCTGCTCGCCGCCTATCGCGCGCGCGAGCCCTGGCTGATGGGCCGCCTGGTGATCATGCCCCACGTCGCCTTCCACAGCCCCGAAGCCTGGGACGACATCCGCCTGAAATCGGCCGAAACGATGCGCGACGTCCTGGTCCGCGGCCTCCGCACCAACGTCATCCCGCCCGAGTCAGACTAA
- a CDS encoding YdhR family protein — protein MAGPARVILQMDFATAPPPYPAPGAERNALLRPLAQTIAEETPGLVWKIWTEDAAAGRAGGLYAFTTRAHAEAYQAMHSARVAARGASDIRAVLWDINAELSAITRGVPDAA, from the coding sequence ATGGCGGGGCCCGCGCGCGTGATCCTGCAGATGGATTTCGCCACGGCCCCGCCGCCCTATCCGGCGCCGGGGGCAGAGCGCAACGCGCTGCTCCGCCCCCTCGCGCAGACCATCGCGGAGGAGACGCCCGGCCTCGTCTGGAAAATCTGGACGGAGGATGCGGCGGCCGGCCGCGCCGGCGGGCTCTATGCCTTCACGACGCGCGCCCATGCCGAGGCCTATCAGGCCATGCACAGCGCCCGCGTGGCGGCCCGCGGCGCGAGCGACATCCGCGCCGTCCTCTGGGACATCAATGCCGAGCTTTCGGCCATCACCCGCGGTGTGCCGGACGCGGCGTGA
- a CDS encoding fumarylacetoacetate hydrolase family protein, which yields MKLLRYGPKGQEKPGMLDASGTIRDLSGVIPDVNGAALAPGVLTKLAAMDPATLPAVTGSPRIGSCVTGMTNLICIGLNYADHAAETGAAVPKEPIVFIKSLGALNGPYDDIIIPKNSVKTDWECELCIVIGTTARYVTEEAAMDHVAGFAVGNDVSEREWQAERGPTWDKGKGFETFGPLGPWMVTKDEVPDPQNLRMWADVDGVRQQDGSTKTMIFGVKTLVSYVSQCITLFPGDVIFTGTPPGVGLGKKPTPWFLKAGQEVRVGVEGLGEQVTRTVAYQG from the coding sequence ATGAAACTGCTCCGCTACGGCCCCAAGGGCCAGGAAAAGCCCGGAATGCTCGATGCATCCGGCACCATCCGCGATCTTTCGGGCGTCATCCCCGATGTGAATGGCGCGGCCCTCGCCCCCGGCGTGCTCACCAAGCTCGCCGCCATGGACCCGGCGACGCTGCCGGCCGTCACGGGTTCGCCGCGCATCGGCTCCTGCGTCACGGGCATGACGAACCTGATCTGCATCGGCCTGAACTACGCCGACCACGCGGCCGAGACGGGGGCCGCCGTGCCGAAGGAGCCCATCGTCTTCATCAAGTCGCTCGGCGCGCTGAACGGCCCTTATGACGACATCATCATCCCCAAGAACTCGGTGAAGACCGATTGGGAATGCGAACTCTGCATCGTCATCGGCACCACCGCCCGCTACGTGACGGAGGAGGCCGCGATGGACCACGTGGCCGGCTTCGCCGTCGGCAATGACGTGAGCGAGCGCGAATGGCAGGCCGAACGCGGCCCGACCTGGGACAAGGGCAAGGGCTTCGAGACCTTCGGCCCGCTCGGCCCCTGGATGGTCACGAAGGATGAGGTGCCCGACCCGCAGAACCTGCGCATGTGGGCCGATGTGGATGGCGTGCGCCAGCAGGATGGCAGCACCAAGACCATGATCTTCGGCGTGAAGACGCTGGTCAGCTACGTCAGCCAGTGCATCACGCTGTTCCCGGGCGATGTGATCTTCACCGGGACACCGCCTGGCGTCGGCCTCGGCAAGAAGCCGACACCCTGGTTCCTCAAGGCCGGGCAGGAAGTGCGCGTCGGCGTGGAGGGCCTGGGCGAGCAGGTCACCCGCACCGTCGCCTATCAGGGCTGA
- a CDS encoding ABC transporter substrate-binding protein, whose product MHRRDLLAAGAALAAAPAAQAQTTPAPTTLRVGMTVADIPFTTGQPSQGAEGNRFLGYTLYDPLIAWDLTRADRAASLRPSLAESWAVDGENKKLWIFRIRPGVRFHDGSAFTAESVAWNLGKLLDRDAPQFDRAQSAQGSLYAGNIERWRVRDPMTIEIETKAVDAVFPYLMANLFYSSPARFEELGRNWERFAQRPSGTGPYIADRFVPRERLELVRNSGHFDRSRIPQHDRLALIPMPDALTRVAALLSNQVDFIEAPPPDAVPRIRAAGHQVVTNAYPHIWCHQLSYVEGSPFRDLRVRQAANLAIDRGGLVQMLGGLALPAKGMVTEGHPWFGSPTFQIGFDPDRARRLLAEAGFSRANPVRTKFIVAPTGSGQMQPMPMNEAIQQNFRDVGIELEFEVMDWEALRGRRRAGAEAPENRGLHANNNSWAFWDPDIGLLGPAYGAGRIRGGFNWGNYQDPEADALIVEARNTFEIEAQNRVLARLHSRLVDQAMWLWVVHDTNPRGLSRRVKNFTQAQSWMQDLTPIRMEG is encoded by the coding sequence ATGCATCGCCGTGACCTTCTGGCGGCGGGCGCCGCCCTCGCCGCCGCCCCCGCCGCGCAAGCGCAAACCACACCCGCGCCCACCACGCTGCGCGTCGGCATGACCGTGGCGGACATCCCCTTCACCACCGGCCAGCCGAGCCAGGGTGCGGAAGGCAACCGCTTCCTCGGCTACACCCTGTATGACCCGCTGATCGCCTGGGACCTGACCCGCGCCGACCGCGCCGCCTCGCTCCGGCCGAGCCTCGCCGAATCCTGGGCGGTGGATGGCGAGAACAAGAAGCTCTGGATCTTCCGCATCCGCCCCGGCGTGCGCTTCCATGACGGCTCCGCCTTCACCGCGGAATCCGTCGCCTGGAACCTCGGCAAGCTGCTCGACCGTGACGCCCCGCAATTCGACCGCGCGCAATCCGCCCAGGGCAGCCTCTATGCCGGCAATATCGAGCGCTGGCGCGTGCGCGACCCGATGACCATCGAGATCGAGACCAAGGCGGTGGACGCCGTCTTCCCCTATCTCATGGCCAATCTGTTCTACTCCTCGCCCGCCCGCTTCGAGGAGCTGGGCCGCAACTGGGAGCGCTTCGCGCAGCGCCCCTCCGGCACCGGCCCCTACATCGCCGACCGCTTCGTGCCGCGGGAGCGGCTGGAGCTGGTCCGCAATTCCGGGCATTTCGACCGCTCGCGCATTCCGCAGCATGACCGGCTGGCGCTGATCCCCATGCCGGACGCGCTGACGCGCGTGGCCGCCCTGCTCTCCAACCAGGTGGATTTCATCGAGGCCCCGCCGCCCGATGCGGTGCCGCGCATCCGCGCCGCCGGGCACCAGGTGGTGACCAATGCTTATCCGCATATCTGGTGCCACCAGCTCTCCTATGTCGAAGGTTCGCCCTTCCGCGATCTTCGCGTGCGGCAGGCCGCGAATCTGGCGATTGACCGCGGCGGGCTCGTGCAGATGCTGGGCGGCCTCGCGCTGCCGGCCAAGGGCATGGTGACCGAGGGGCATCCCTGGTTCGGCAGCCCGACCTTCCAGATCGGCTTCGATCCGGACCGCGCCCGCCGCCTCCTGGCTGAGGCGGGCTTCAGCCGGGCCAACCCTGTGCGCACCAAATTCATCGTGGCCCCCACCGGCTCGGGCCAGATGCAGCCCATGCCGATGAACGAGGCGATCCAGCAGAATTTCCGCGATGTCGGGATCGAGCTGGAATTCGAGGTGATGGACTGGGAGGCACTGCGCGGCCGCCGCCGTGCGGGAGCCGAGGCGCCGGAGAATCGCGGCCTGCACGCCAACAACAACTCCTGGGCCTTCTGGGACCCCGATATCGGCCTGCTCGGCCCGGCCTATGGCGCGGGCCGCATCCGCGGCGGCTTCAACTGGGGCAATTACCAGGACCCAGAGGCCGATGCGCTCATCGTCGAAGCGCGCAACACCTTCGAGATCGAGGCGCAGAACCGCGTCCTGGCGAGGCTGCACAGCCGCCTGGTGGACCAGGCGATGTGGCTCTGGGTGGTGCATGACACCAATCCGCGCGGCCTGTCCCGCCGCGTCAAGAACTTCACCCAGGCGCAAAGCTGGATGCAGGATCTGACGCCGATCCGCATGGAGGGCTGA
- a CDS encoding FAD-dependent oxidoreductase — protein sequence METRPKILILGAGIMGLCTAWALLRQGFAVHVLDQVPPPNPAGASVDHHRLIRHAYGTQRGYMRMVDEAYAAWDRLWVDLGEVLHIQTGVLALDDTAGDWVRQTRAALRADGRAHEDLTAAQVAARFPYLSGEGITDAFFCPAGGVLLAERIVAALARHVEAQGAVIEVARATQLDPARAMVTLEGGAARSADLLVVAAGPWIPRLLPEVARRVTPSRQVVVRLDAPSAAWKQAPMLLDLAAEGGFYLVPPVAGTPIKIGDHSFSRQGHPDDDRTPDSREVERILALARKRVPGIEGFARLGSATCFYDVEPDERFVIEPLAPRAWVMSGFSGHGFKFGAVLGERLAQAIAQPETAARLPAWAAGDEVIPA from the coding sequence ATGGAAACACGCCCGAAAATCCTGATCCTCGGCGCTGGCATCATGGGGCTGTGCACGGCCTGGGCGCTGCTCCGGCAGGGCTTTGCCGTGCATGTCCTGGACCAGGTGCCACCACCCAACCCGGCCGGCGCCTCGGTGGATCACCACCGCCTGATCCGCCACGCCTATGGCACCCAGCGCGGCTACATGCGGATGGTGGATGAGGCCTATGCCGCCTGGGACCGCCTTTGGGTGGATCTGGGCGAAGTGCTGCACATCCAGACCGGCGTGCTGGCGCTGGATGACACGGCGGGCGACTGGGTGCGGCAGACGCGGGCCGCCCTGCGCGCGGATGGCCGCGCGCATGAGGATCTGACCGCGGCCCAGGTGGCCGCGCGCTTCCCCTATCTCTCGGGCGAGGGCATCACCGATGCCTTCTTCTGCCCCGCCGGCGGCGTGCTGCTGGCCGAGCGCATCGTGGCCGCCCTTGCGCGGCATGTGGAGGCGCAGGGCGCCGTCATCGAAGTGGCCCGCGCCACGCAGCTCGATCCGGCGCGGGCGATGGTGACGCTGGAAGGTGGGGCCGCGCGCTCGGCCGATCTGCTGGTGGTGGCGGCCGGCCCCTGGATTCCGCGCCTGCTGCCCGAGGTGGCGCGGCGCGTCACCCCCTCGCGCCAGGTGGTGGTGCGGCTGGATGCGCCGTCCGCGGCCTGGAAGCAGGCGCCCATGCTGCTCGACCTCGCGGCCGAGGGCGGCTTCTATCTGGTGCCGCCCGTGGCCGGCACGCCGATCAAGATCGGCGATCACAGCTTCTCCCGCCAGGGCCATCCGGATGATGACCGCACGCCCGACAGCCGTGAGGTGGAGCGCATCCTGGCCCTCGCCCGCAAGCGCGTCCCGGGCATCGAGGGCTTCGCGCGCCTGGGTTCCGCCACCTGCTTTTACGACGTGGAGCCGGATGAGCGCTTCGTGATCGAGCCCCTGGCGCCGCGCGCCTGGGTGATGTCCGGCTTTTCCGGCCATGGCTTCAAATTCGGCGCGGTGCTGGGCGAGCGCCTGGCCCAGGCCATCGCCCAGCCCGAAACGGCCGCGCGCCTGCCCGCCTGGGCCGCCGGCGATGAGGTGATCCCCGCATGA
- a CDS encoding acyl-CoA dehydrogenase family protein codes for MSTTQTEDILFALTRLHALPDCGLGEDDIAALLEEMRKFTEGVIEPGRLEADRIGARFADGAVTCPPGYRAAYAAWVEAGWQGVAAGEEHGGQGLPFALWTAMSELLATADMAFSLCPLLTCGTIEVLEKYGTPAQSAKWLPELISGRWNGTMCLTEPQAGSDLSTVRTRAEPLGDGRYALHGQKIYITYGANDLAANTLHFVLARLPDAPPGSRGISLFATPTILPDGTLNALRCGGIEHKLGIHGSPTCTMLFEGAVAELIHEPHRGLPAMFALMNNARLQVGVEGVAVGARALHLAQAYAADRIQGGRPIARHPDVARMLAEMRAMTLAGRFLAYEAVIAADHAKQGDTEAEAKLALLTPIVKAWCTDRGVEAANLGVQVHGGMGFVEGSGAAQVLRDSRIAPIYEGTNGIQALDLVTRKLPRDQGALLRRMLAEARATDARLGPALDALEAATRWILAAPAEEVAASASAYLEACGWVLGAALLARAARLDARYAPIAEFYRTRLLPRAQAHAAEVTGAAEVLALIPA; via the coding sequence ATGAGCACGACGCAAACCGAAGACATCCTCTTCGCCCTGACCCGGCTGCACGCCCTGCCGGATTGCGGCCTGGGCGAGGATGACATCGCCGCCCTGCTGGAGGAGATGCGCAAATTCACCGAAGGCGTGATCGAGCCCGGGCGGCTGGAAGCGGACCGCATCGGCGCGCGTTTCGCGGATGGCGCGGTGACCTGCCCGCCCGGCTATCGCGCGGCCTATGCCGCCTGGGTCGAGGCCGGCTGGCAGGGGGTTGCGGCCGGTGAGGAGCATGGCGGGCAGGGCCTGCCCTTCGCCCTCTGGACCGCGATGTCGGAGTTGTTGGCGACCGCCGACATGGCGTTTTCGCTCTGCCCGCTGCTGACCTGCGGCACGATCGAGGTGCTGGAGAAATACGGCACGCCCGCGCAATCGGCGAAATGGCTGCCGGAGCTGATCAGCGGGCGCTGGAACGGCACCATGTGCCTGACCGAGCCGCAGGCGGGCAGTGATCTCTCGACGGTGCGGACGCGCGCGGAACCATTGGGCGATGGCCGCTACGCGCTGCATGGCCAGAAGATCTACATCACCTATGGCGCCAATGACCTGGCCGCCAATACGCTGCATTTCGTGCTGGCGCGGCTGCCGGATGCACCCCCCGGCTCGCGCGGGATCAGCCTTTTTGCCACGCCGACGATCCTGCCGGATGGCACGCTGAATGCCCTGCGTTGCGGCGGCATCGAGCACAAGCTCGGCATCCATGGCTCGCCCACCTGCACCATGCTGTTCGAAGGCGCCGTGGCCGAGTTGATCCATGAGCCGCATCGCGGCCTGCCGGCCATGTTCGCGCTGATGAACAATGCGCGCCTCCAGGTCGGCGTCGAAGGTGTGGCCGTGGGCGCGCGCGCGCTGCATCTGGCCCAAGCCTATGCGGCGGATCGCATCCAGGGGGGGCGGCCCATCGCCCGCCACCCGGATGTGGCGCGCATGCTGGCCGAGATGCGGGCCATGACGCTGGCCGGGCGCTTCCTCGCCTATGAGGCGGTGATCGCGGCGGATCACGCGAAGCAGGGCGACACCGAGGCTGAGGCGAAGCTCGCCTTGCTCACCCCCATCGTGAAGGCCTGGTGCACCGATCGGGGCGTGGAGGCGGCCAATCTGGGCGTGCAGGTGCATGGCGGCATGGGCTTCGTGGAGGGCAGCGGTGCGGCGCAGGTGCTGCGCGATTCGCGGATCGCGCCGATCTATGAGGGCACCAACGGCATCCAGGCGCTGGACCTCGTCACCCGCAAATTGCCGCGTGACCAGGGGGCGCTGCTGCGCCGCATGCTGGCCGAAGCGCGCGCCACGGATGCGCGGCTCGGCCCCGCGTTGGATGCGCTGGAGGCGGCTACCCGCTGGATTCTCGCTGCCCCCGCGGAGGAGGTGGCGGCCAGTGCCTCGGCCTATCTGGAGGCTTGCGGCTGGGTGCTGGGGGCGGCCCTGCTGGCCCGCGCCGCCCGGCTGGATGCGCGCTATGCCCCCATCGCCGAATTCTACCGGACCCGCCTGCTGCCCCGCGCCCAGGCCCATGCGGCCGAGGTCACCGGGGCGGCGGAGGTGCTGGCACTGATCCCGGCCTGA
- the crtI gene encoding phytoene desaturase family protein, whose product MNAPLSSPSPRRSRPHVAVIGAGPGGLAAAMQLAASGAKVTLFEKDGVVGGRTRTLTSPEGYKFDLGPTFFLYPRILKEIFEACGARLEEEVDLIRLDPQYRLIFEGQPNITIDATGDLDQMERNIGSFAPGDVAGVRRFMTENREKLAVFRPFLERPFLSNADMVGVDILKSIPQLRPHKQVDQDLKRYFKDPRTRLAFSFQTKYLGMSPFKCPSLFTILSFLEYEYGVYHPRGGCGAVSDAMARVAERLGVEIRLNTPVDKITFAGRRAVGVEVGGQHIAADSVVLNGDFAHAVPKLVPNSIRKAWSDQKIEKSRYSCSTFMLYLGIEGTYPDLAHHNVLLAEEYQRNIHQIESGELPDVPSLYVQNPCVTDPSLAPAGHSALYMLVPVPNLRHGADWSVEGPRYRDIAIQRLKTLGLHDIESRIRYERVVSPQDWQDEFSVGYGATFNLSHDLMQMLSFRPRNRFNDTQGLYLVGGGTHPGSGLPVIYEGARITARLIQEDLALTPQPALTPATEI is encoded by the coding sequence ATGAACGCACCTCTTTCCTCCCCTTCGCCCCGCCGCTCGCGCCCGCATGTCGCCGTCATTGGCGCCGGCCCCGGGGGACTTGCGGCCGCGATGCAATTGGCCGCCTCCGGCGCCAAGGTGACCCTGTTCGAGAAGGATGGCGTGGTGGGCGGTCGCACCCGCACCCTGACCTCGCCCGAGGGGTATAAATTCGACCTGGGGCCGACCTTCTTCCTCTATCCCCGCATCCTCAAGGAAATCTTCGAGGCCTGCGGCGCGCGGCTGGAGGAGGAGGTGGATCTGATCCGCCTCGATCCGCAATACCGCCTGATCTTCGAGGGCCAGCCCAACATCACGATTGATGCGACGGGTGACCTCGATCAGATGGAGCGAAATATCGGCAGCTTCGCGCCGGGCGATGTGGCGGGCGTGCGCCGCTTCATGACCGAAAACCGCGAGAAGCTGGCCGTGTTCCGGCCCTTCCTGGAGCGGCCCTTCCTCTCCAATGCCGACATGGTCGGCGTGGATATCCTCAAGAGCATCCCGCAACTGCGCCCGCACAAGCAGGTGGACCAGGATCTGAAGCGCTACTTCAAGGATCCGCGCACGCGCCTCGCCTTCAGCTTCCAGACCAAATACCTCGGCATGTCGCCGTTCAAATGCCCCTCGCTCTTCACCATCCTGAGCTTCCTGGAATATGAATACGGCGTGTATCACCCGCGCGGCGGCTGCGGCGCCGTTAGCGACGCCATGGCCCGCGTGGCCGAGCGCCTGGGCGTCGAAATCCGCCTGAACACGCCCGTGGACAAGATCACCTTCGCCGGCCGCCGCGCCGTCGGCGTCGAGGTTGGTGGCCAGCACATCGCGGCCGATTCCGTGGTGCTGAACGGCGATTTCGCGCATGCCGTGCCCAAGCTCGTGCCCAATTCCATCCGCAAGGCCTGGTCCGACCAGAAGATCGAGAAGTCGCGCTATTCCTGCTCGACCTTCATGCTCTATCTCGGCATTGAGGGGACATACCCCGATCTCGCGCACCACAATGTGCTCCTGGCCGAGGAATACCAGCGCAACATCCACCAGATCGAAAGCGGCGAATTGCCGGATGTGCCGAGCCTTTATGTGCAGAACCCCTGCGTGACCGATCCGAGCCTGGCGCCGGCCGGGCATTCGGCGCTGTACATGCTGGTGCCCGTGCCCAATCTGCGCCACGGGGCGGATTGGAGCGTCGAAGGGCCGCGCTACCGCGACATCGCCATCCAGCGGCTGAAGACGCTGGGGCTGCATGATATCGAATCCCGCATCCGCTATGAGCGCGTCGTCTCCCCGCAGGATTGGCAGGATGAATTCTCGGTGGGGTATGGCGCCACCTTCAACCTCAGCCATGACCTGATGCAGATGCTGAGCTTCCGGCCGCGCAACCGCTTCAATGACACCCAGGGGCTCTATCTGGTGGGTGGCGGCACGCATCCGGGCTCCGGCCTGCCGGTGATTTATGAGGGTGCGCGCATCACCGCGCGCCTGATCCAGGAAGACCTGGCGTTGACGCCCCAGCCGGCCCTGACGCCCGCCACGGAGATTTGA